In Rutidosis leptorrhynchoides isolate AG116_Rl617_1_P2 chromosome 6, CSIRO_AGI_Rlap_v1, whole genome shotgun sequence, the DNA window CCAAGTGTGTAGGCTACCCGACAGTTTGCACACGGACATCAGGACATTTGGGTCATAACACATGAGTGGTATGTCCATGCCACGTCAGCCCATAATTTCAGGAAAGTTTGTTACGCCAGTTTGTTACAATCATGAAATGGACATATGTCACGTCATCATTCTCTTTAACAAACTTTTGGCGCCTGTAAAAACACCCCGTGAGTTATTCATTTGCATCGATCACTATGACATTACTCTGTCAAAACTACATCACATAATTACTGTCAATTACACCTCAATCGAATTACGATCAATCACCGGAGTTCAATCTTCTTAGATATTAGCTCATTCAATCCAACCAAGTGAGTTAATCCGATTGATTGTTTTGTACTATCGTGAATTCATATTCCGATCGAGTTTACTCGATTACCGTAATTAAAACAATCTATCAATcacatttttttttcaaattaagcactcaaactcGTTAATACGAGTATCATGTTTGATCattgacaaaaataaaaatttcttACATCTAAATTTTGAAAATATATGGATAAGTTAGAATATAATTTTCAGTAGTACAATTTGTAATAAAAAATGAAAAATAggaaataaaatacaaatatttgGGGGTGTGTAGAACGCGTAAACAGGAAATAAACAAGAAAATCGCAAGGATTGAGACATTGAAAATGACACCCAACTAAATGCTTATATGTTGAATCACACCTTTTCAATTCCCCCCTAACGGTTTTCAATCACTCTCCAATTCTCTCTCTCCTAGGGTTCTTTCTTGATTCCAATCACACTATGATTCCAATTGTAGTATGATTCAAATAACAATTTTACCAACTAAGTTGCAATTTCTGATCAATTCACCCATTTTATTATGTATGTTCTTTTTCATGGTTGTGAGTAATTTATATAATTTTGTAAAGATATAGATTGTGAACATTAaaattgtattttatttttttatgtttgtaATCTGATCTTCTATGTTTTTTGGTTTAGCACAATATTTGTGTCAAAGGTGTTAAATTTTGATCAATTTAATGTTTTGAAAGATGACCCATTTTTATTAGTAGCTGAAAATAGGAAATTTAAGTTAAACTTTGACTATTGGATCTTGTGCTAGTGTTAATTTTTATTATTTGCTAAATGTTACTTTCAGGATTTGTATTAAATAAAAGGTATAATCTTTTTTGACAGTATAGATTTAAGAAGAGAACCCACTTTAGATTCAGCTGAAAAGAGTAAATATATGAGCATTTTAGGGGATCTTGAGCTGTAGATATGGTTTTGTATCTATAGGTTGCAAGATTTGGAGCTAAAGGTTTGATCTTTTTTAGAAATTTCAAGATTTTGAAAGAAATTCAACTTTGAATATCGGTTGAACAGTGAATCTTGAAAGTATTTTTGAGAAAATTAAGTGTTGTTTATGAGGTTTTAATTGGGGGAGTTTGTGCAAGAAATGTGGGATGTTCAAAAGATTGATGAATTGTTGTTCGGCTTGTTGGAGCCCAATTTTCGGGAGCGGTCATAAAGAAACCAGTGTTGGTGTTAATAGTGAATTTAAAAAAGATGGGTTGTTGTGGTTTCATGATATTGGGAAACATGGATACGGTGAGTACTCGATGGCGGTAATTCAAGCTAACCAGGTGCTTGAAGATCAGAGCCAAATTGAGTCTGGTCCGTTTGGGACGTTTGTTGGTGTTTATGATGGTCATGGTGGACCAGATGTCGCTCGATATATATGCGATAACTTGTTCAGACATTTTCAAGGTTCGTTGTTAAACACGTGAAATTCTTAATCAATTGTGATTTTTGAAcacttggtaaaaaaaaaaaaaagagataaatACTAATAGTTTTTTTAGTTATACGAATTAAATATGGATTGTATGTATATAATGTTATGATCAAACTGAGTGTGGATGGAATATTGTTCTTAGGTTTCGGATCTAAAATATCTCTTTAAACTTTATGATTTTTCTAATGAAGGGCTGTCGTTAGCACGCATAAAACACTTGTACAATCAGGTAACCGGCACCGTAAAGGGCATGTTTGGTTGAAAGCTTTTAGTAGCTTTTAGCTTTTATCTTCTATGAAAAAGCTTCTATCTAATAAAAAGCTTCTTATGGTAAAAAGAGCTGAGTTAAAAGCTAATAGAACTAGCGTTTGAGAAAAAGCACCCAGCTTTTTGTCATTTTTACTTTTTATTCTAACAGTAATAGCTACCAGTCAACCAACTAACATCTACCAGTTAGTTTTACCAAATATACCCAAAGTCAATAACCAACTGCTATATGCAAGTGTTTTAAGCGTGTTAACGACAGCCTGATGCAAAATCCTAAACTTTATTACATGCAATTCAAATTATAAAGAGAAAGTTCTTATGTCATTGTTCTTAGGGTTGGTGTTTATGCAGCAAATCTAATCGAGCATGAAGGTATTGTGACACCCGAAATAATCAAGAGAGCAATTCTTGAAACAGAGAACGGGTTTACGGATGTTGTATCTAAAATGTGGAGTACGCGGCCCAATATTGCAACCGTTGGATCATGTTGTTTAGTTGGTGTAGTTTATCATCAAACACTATTTGTGGCCAACCTTGGTGATTCTCGTGTTGTACTTGGTCGAAAAGTCGGAAATACTGGAGGTATAATTGCAATGCAGTTGTCAAAGGAACATAATGCTAATCTTGACAATATAAGGCGCGAGTTAAGAGATCTGCACCCACATGATCCTCAAATTGTTGCGCTGAAACATGGTGTTTGGAGAGTCAAAGGCATTATTCAGGTATTATCtgaaattatttccatcattttatgtCGATTCAGGTGCTGTTTTATTCAAACTGTTAAAATAAATGATACCTAAATGGAAAAAAGTTTCAAGTGCCCAACTGGCCAAACGAGTCAAATGGGTGTAAGTGGTCAAATGGGTCCAACCGGTCAAGTGAGTCAAATGGGTCTGACCGGTCAAAAACAAACAAAAAGTTGTGTGTGAGAAAACTCATCTGACTTGGCATGTTTTGACTTGTAACAAAACGACCCATATCAACTACACCTGTGACTCGCCCATCTTGCTACCTTTAGAGCATATATACATTGTTTGATATGTGCAAGCTTTTGTTACATTTATGCCTTATATAAAGATTCGTTTAAGCTTATATTATATCATATATACCTAACCTTATATGCTGATGTGTGAATGCCTTATTTGAATTATCCCTTACATGCTGATATGTGCAAGCGTTTATTTCAGTTATGGCTTTAACATCAAATTTTTATGTGGTTTTGTCAAAAAGAGTTTTTAAAGTTGAATAATTGTATATTTTGTTAGGTTTCAAGATCTATTGGGGATGTTTATATGAAGCATGCGCGTTACAATAAGGAACCAATTGCAGCGAAATTCCGACTTCAGGAGCCGATAGTGATGCCAATTTTGTCTGCTAGTCCGTCTATCCTTTCACATTCGCTTCAACCGAATGATTCTTTTCTTATATTTGCTTCGGATGGTTTATGGGAACATTTGACTAACGAAGAAGCGGTTGATATTGTTCACAATAGCCCACGCGCAGTAAGTTATTCTCTGTAATCCCTCGTAGATATTCATCTAGAAAATAGATGTGGCAAATTGGGCAGATCAGATGAGCCAAAATAACGGGTAACTTGAGTATAGTCGTGTTTCGTTGACCTAAACatgatatgttt includes these proteins:
- the LOC139856194 gene encoding probable protein phosphatase 2C 42, whose protein sequence is MFKRLMNCCSACWSPIFGSGHKETSVGVNSEFKKDGLLWFHDIGKHGYGEYSMAVIQANQVLEDQSQIESGPFGTFVGVYDGHGGPDVARYICDNLFRHFQANLIEHEGIVTPEIIKRAILETENGFTDVVSKMWSTRPNIATVGSCCLVGVVYHQTLFVANLGDSRVVLGRKVGNTGGIIAMQLSKEHNANLDNIRRELRDLHPHDPQIVALKHGVWRVKGIIQVSRSIGDVYMKHARYNKEPIAAKFRLQEPIVMPILSASPSILSHSLQPNDSFLIFASDGLWEHLTNEEAVDIVHNSPRAGIAKRLVKAALHEAAKKREMRYSDLCKIDKRVRRHFHDDISVIVLFLNHDLISRGPVYGANVSLRSALEHY